The Microbacterium sp. LWO12-1.2 genome includes a window with the following:
- a CDS encoding class I SAM-dependent methyltransferase — translation MQHSSYDLNRANWNERAPLHLASREYAVRSYIDDPTRLSDVVSFDRERLGDLHGVKAVHLQCHIGTDTISLERLGAEVTGLDFSAAAIEGARDLAARAKSTAVFVEAGVDDAVAALGAGHFDLVYTGIGALCWLPDIAAWARTVSSLLAPGGRLFIREGHPVLWAIDEEQTNGLVLGYPYFEQSEPLVWDDSSTYVETDQSIKASVTHEWNHGIGEILTAVLDAGLTITRFVEHTSVPWEALPGRMHLDDNGEWMLTEHAERLPLTYTLQAVKAD, via the coding sequence GTGCAGCACTCCTCCTACGACCTCAACCGCGCCAACTGGAACGAGCGCGCGCCGCTGCATCTGGCCTCTCGCGAGTATGCCGTCCGGTCGTACATCGACGATCCGACCCGGCTCTCCGACGTCGTCTCCTTCGACCGCGAGCGCCTCGGTGACCTGCACGGCGTCAAGGCCGTGCACCTGCAGTGCCACATCGGCACCGACACCATCTCGCTCGAGCGCTTGGGCGCCGAGGTCACCGGCCTCGACTTCTCCGCCGCCGCGATCGAAGGCGCCCGCGACCTGGCCGCGCGCGCGAAGAGCACGGCCGTGTTCGTCGAGGCGGGCGTCGACGACGCCGTCGCCGCTCTCGGTGCCGGGCACTTCGACCTGGTCTACACCGGGATCGGCGCCCTGTGCTGGCTGCCGGACATCGCCGCATGGGCACGCACGGTCTCCTCCCTCCTCGCCCCCGGCGGACGCCTCTTCATCCGAGAGGGCCACCCGGTGCTCTGGGCGATCGACGAGGAGCAGACGAATGGGCTCGTGCTGGGATATCCGTACTTCGAGCAGTCCGAGCCACTGGTCTGGGACGATTCGAGCACCTACGTCGAGACCGACCAGAGCATCAAGGCGTCCGTCACTCATGAGTGGAATCACGGCATCGGCGAGATCCTGACCGCTGTCCTGGATGCGGGGCTCACCATCACCCGGTTCGTGGAACACACCAGCGTCCCCTGGGAGGCTCTGCCAGGGCGCATGCACCTCGACGACAACGGCGAGTGGATGCTGACCGAGCATGCGGAGCGGCTTCCGTTGACCTACACGCTGCAGGCCGTCAAGGCGGACTGA
- a CDS encoding helix-turn-helix transcriptional regulator, giving the protein MLETSARLLELLSLLQLTREWTSSALAERLGVSTRTVRSDIGKLRSLGYPVDARPGVAGGYRLVAGAAMPPLLLDDDEAVAVAVGLGAVATSRLGVEETSLTALAKLEQVLPSRLRRRVDAVRGATSVVAGAEPSLDLAALGQVAFAIRGHERLRFGYTKPGGSEEARHAEPQRLVSWGPLWYLLAWDLERDDWRVFRVDRMTSPTQTGARFRPRVIAEGSVVDYVVGRVIRASWKYRARMLVHAPAAVLAAKIVIPVDIEEVDESTCRVELGADDPHRLALWVSQLDVDVEVIDGDELATAFDRLAARFGRAGGAPTQ; this is encoded by the coding sequence ATGTTGGAGACGTCGGCTCGCCTGCTCGAACTGCTCTCGTTGCTGCAGCTCACGCGCGAGTGGACGAGCTCCGCGCTCGCCGAGCGTCTCGGCGTGAGCACACGGACCGTGCGCAGCGATATCGGAAAGCTGCGGTCGCTCGGCTACCCGGTGGATGCGCGCCCCGGAGTCGCGGGCGGGTATCGGCTGGTCGCCGGCGCGGCGATGCCCCCGCTGCTGCTGGACGACGACGAGGCCGTCGCGGTCGCGGTCGGCTTGGGGGCTGTCGCCACGTCGAGACTCGGAGTGGAAGAGACATCGCTCACCGCGCTCGCCAAGCTGGAGCAGGTGCTGCCTTCGCGTCTGCGGCGCCGAGTCGACGCGGTCCGAGGAGCGACGAGCGTCGTCGCCGGCGCGGAACCTTCGCTCGATCTCGCGGCGCTCGGCCAGGTCGCCTTCGCGATCCGCGGCCACGAGCGTCTGCGGTTCGGATACACGAAGCCCGGGGGCAGTGAAGAGGCGCGTCACGCCGAACCGCAGCGGCTCGTCAGCTGGGGGCCGCTCTGGTATCTGCTGGCGTGGGATCTCGAGCGTGACGACTGGCGCGTCTTCCGCGTCGATCGCATGACCTCGCCGACACAGACGGGTGCGCGGTTCCGCCCGCGCGTGATCGCGGAGGGGAGCGTCGTCGACTACGTCGTCGGACGGGTCATCCGCGCGAGCTGGAAGTACCGTGCGCGGATGCTCGTGCACGCCCCCGCCGCCGTGCTCGCGGCGAAGATCGTCATCCCGGTCGACATCGAGGAAGTCGACGAGTCGACGTGTCGGGTCGAGCTGGGTGCCGACGATCCGCACCGTCTCGCGCTGTGGGTGTCGCAGCTCGATGTCGACGTCGAGGTGATCGACGGCGACGAGCTCGCCACCGCGTTCGATCGCCTGGCGGCGCGATTCGGTCGCGCAGGTGGCGCACCCACACAGTGA
- a CDS encoding epoxide hydrolase family protein — protein sequence MTDHTALIPFRIDIVQADVDDLRDRLARARWPHPIPGRDDRMDFSRGIPLGYLQELTERWRDGFDWRAQEAKLNAHEQFTTVVDGQTFHVVHARSTNPDATPLLLCHGWPGSFVEYQRLLPLLADAFHVVIPSPPGFGFSTPLSGTGWELARTTDAYAEIMTRLGYERFAVHGTDMGAGLTGRLAAIHSDRIIGTHVGGDRTWLGLVGTKFPAPADLSAAEIEQLEAAHAESATERGYLAMHNHRPDTIGPALTDSPVGLLAWIAEKFKRRVEGGHRAPDVDVDQLLTIISVYWFTRSGASSVQFYYEAEHTELDFVMGIGVPSGWAVFDAHPLVRRTMDPFGTVGHWNEFAAGGHFPAMEEPELLADDIRTFVRGIA from the coding sequence ATGACCGATCACACCGCACTCATCCCCTTCCGCATCGACATCGTTCAGGCGGACGTCGACGATCTGCGCGATCGTCTGGCGCGCGCCCGCTGGCCGCACCCCATTCCCGGCCGCGACGATCGCATGGACTTCAGCCGTGGCATCCCCCTCGGATATCTGCAGGAGCTCACCGAACGCTGGCGCGACGGTTTCGACTGGCGAGCGCAGGAGGCGAAGCTCAACGCGCACGAGCAGTTCACGACCGTCGTCGACGGGCAGACCTTCCACGTGGTGCACGCGCGATCGACGAACCCGGACGCCACCCCTCTGCTGCTCTGCCACGGGTGGCCCGGATCATTCGTGGAGTACCAGCGGCTCCTCCCGCTGCTGGCGGATGCCTTCCACGTCGTCATCCCCTCGCCGCCCGGCTTCGGATTCTCCACCCCGCTCTCCGGAACCGGATGGGAGCTGGCCCGCACGACAGACGCCTATGCCGAGATCATGACGCGGCTCGGCTATGAGCGGTTCGCGGTCCACGGTACCGACATGGGCGCGGGCCTCACCGGGCGCCTCGCCGCCATCCACTCCGACCGCATCATCGGCACACACGTGGGTGGCGACCGGACCTGGCTCGGGCTGGTCGGCACCAAGTTCCCCGCCCCGGCCGACCTGTCCGCTGCAGAGATCGAGCAGCTGGAGGCAGCGCATGCGGAGAGTGCGACGGAGCGGGGATACCTCGCGATGCACAACCACCGCCCCGACACGATCGGCCCGGCGCTCACCGATTCGCCCGTCGGTCTGCTGGCGTGGATCGCGGAGAAGTTCAAGCGCAGGGTCGAGGGCGGGCACCGGGCGCCGGATGTCGACGTCGACCAGCTCCTGACGATCATCAGCGTGTACTGGTTCACCCGCAGCGGCGCATCGAGCGTGCAGTTCTATTACGAGGCGGAGCACACCGAACTCGACTTCGTCATGGGCATCGGGGTGCCGTCCGGATGGGCGGTGTTCGACGCGCATCCGCTCGTGCGCCGCACGATGGACCCGTTCGGGACGGTCGGCCACTGGAACGAGTTCGCCGCCGGCGGCCACTTCCCGGCGATGGAGGAGCCGGAGCTGCTCGCGGACGACATCCGCACCTTCGTGCGCGGGATCGCCTGA